One genomic segment of Bos javanicus breed banteng chromosome 23, ARS-OSU_banteng_1.0, whole genome shotgun sequence includes these proteins:
- the LOC133236011 gene encoding tumor susceptibility gene 101 protein-like, whose amino-acid sequence MNLRSSLILLFQHPIHHTRQQGHQILPTCQACQVGFLHTHPGTLPIPVVTQAVLTHLVVSILPQQVPSTLPSLLVTTVGPSRDGTISEDTIRASLISAVSDKLRWRMKEEIGCAQAELSALKRTEEDLKKGHQKPEQMVNRLDEEVAEVDKNIELLRKKDEELSSALEKMENQSENNDIDEVIIPTAPLYKQILNLYAEENAIEDTIFYLGEALRQGVIDLDVFLKHVRLLSRKQFQLRAAAAAASPPLGKPIYILTPFRVTEVPKTVREIKDRDKEWFHKDMGPETGSLLDVWS is encoded by the exons ATGAACCTCCGGTCTTCTCTCATCCTACTGTTTCAGCATCCTATCCACCATACCAGGCAACAGGGCCACCAAATACTTCCTACATGCCAGGCATGCCAAGTGGGATTTCTGCATACCCATCCGGGTACCCTCCCAATCCCAGTGGTTACACAGGCTGTCCTTACCCACCTGGTGGTCAGTATCCTGCCACAACAAGTTCCCAGTACCCTTCCCAGCCTCTTGGTGACCACTGTTGGTCCCAGTAGGGATGGCACAATCAGCGAGGACACTATCCGAGCCTCTCTCATCTCAGCGGTCAGCGACAAACTGAGATGGCGGATGAAGGAGGAAATCGGTTGTGCCCAGGCGGAACTCAGTGCCTTGAAACGAACAGAGGAAGACCTGAAAAAAGGTCACCAGAAACCCGAACAGATGGTTAACCGTTTAGATGAAGAAGTAGCTGAGGTTGATAAAAACATAGAActtttgagaaagaaggatgaagAACTCAGTTCTGCtctggagaaaatggaaaatcagTCTGAAAACAATGATATTGATGAAGTTATCATTCCCACAGCCCCACTATACAAACAGATCCTAAATCTGTATGCAGAGGAAAATGCTATTGAAGACACTATTTTTTACCTGGGAGAAGCCTTGAGGCAGGGAGTAATAGACTTAGATGTCTTCCTAAAGCATGTACGTCTTCTGTCCCGTAAACAGTTCCAgctgagggctgctgctgctgctgct TCTCCACCCCTAGGAAAACCCATCTACATTCTAACACCTTTCAGGGTCACGGAGGTGCCTAAAACAGTACGAGAgataaaggacagagataaaGAGTGGTTTCATAAGGACATGGGACCAGAGACGGGCTCACTGCTGGATGTCTGGAGCTGA
- the SLC17A2 gene encoding sodium-dependent phosphate transport protein 3 isoform X4, producing MDEKPSTRKSPEFCSLRYGLALIMHFSNFTMITQRVSLSIAIIAMVNRTQQPGLFNTSTERPLAFTFNHSNRSIKEFNTAEGMAWTGQFTIWAKWAPPLERSKLTSIAGSGAAFGSFIILCVGGLISQALGWPFIFYIFGSIGCVCCLLWFTVIYDDPLHHPCISIREKEHIVSSLAQQSSSPRRSVPIKSMVRCLPLWAIFTGFFSHFWLCTIIITYLPTYISSVLHVNVRDSGVLSSLPFIAAASCTILGGQLADFLLSRNLLRLITVRKLFSSLGLLLPSLCAVALPFVASSYTTTIILLILIPGTSNLCDSGFIINTLDVAPRYASFLMGISRGFGLIAGIISSTATGFLISQDSVSGWRNVFFLAAAVNMFGLVFYLTFGQAEIQHWAKERTLTRL from the exons ATGGATGAGAAGCCTTCCACCAGGAAAA GTCCTGAATTCTGTTCGTTACGCTATGGACTGGCTCTCATCATGCACTTCTCAAACTTCACTATGATAACCCAGCGTGTGAGTCTGAGCATTGCAATCATTGCCATGGTGAATAGAACTCAGCAGCCTGGTTTATTCAATACCTCCACAGAAAGACCTCTTGCATTCACCTTCAATCACTCCAACAGATCCATCAAGGAATTTAATACAGCAGAA GGTATGGCATGGACAGGTCAATTTACAATTTGGGCAAAATGGGCTCCCCCACTTGAACGAAGCAAGCTCACCAGCATTGCAGGATCAG GGGCAGCATTTGGGTCCTTCATCATTCTCTGTGTGGGGGGACTAATCTCCCAGGCCTTGGGCTGGCCTTTTATCTTCTACATTTTTG gtagcattgGCTGTGTCTGCTGTCTCCTGTGGTTCACAGTGATTTACGATGACCCCTTGCATCACCCATGCATAAGCATCAGGGAAAAGGAACACATCGTGTCTTCACTAGCTCAACAG TCCAGTTCTCCTAGACGATCTGTCCCCATAAAGTCTATGGTCAGATGCCTACCACTTTGGGCCATTTTCACGGGGTTTTTCAGCCATTTCTGGTTATGCACCATAATCATAACATACCTACCAACGTATATCAGTTCTGTGCTCCATGTCAACGTCAGAGAC AGTGGGGTTCTGTCCTCCCTGCCTTTTATTGCTGCTGCGAGTTGTACAATTCTTGGAGGTCAGTTGGCAGATTTCCTCCTGTCCAGGAATCTTCTTAGATTAATCACTGTCCGAAAACTCTTTTCATCCTTAG GGCTCCTCCTTCCATCACTATGTGCTGTGGCCCTCCCTTTTGTGGCTTCCAGTTACACAACAACCATTATTTTGCTGATACTTATTCCTGGGACCAGTAACCTGTGTGACTCTGGATTCATCATCAACACCTTAGATGTTGCCCCCCG ATATGCAAGTTTCCTCATGGGAATCTCAAGGGGATTTGGGCTCATTGCAGGAATCATCTCTTCCACTGCCACTGGATTCCTTATCAGTCAG gaTTCTGTGTCTGGTTGGAGGAATGTATTTTTCCTAGCTGCTGCTGTCAACATGTTTGGCCTGGTTTTTTACCTCACATTTGGACAAGCAGAAATCCAGCACTGGGCCAAAGAAAGGACTCTCACCCGTCTCTGA
- the SLC17A2 gene encoding sodium-dependent phosphate transport protein 3 isoform X1 gives MDEKPSTRKSPEFCSLRYGLALIMHFSNFTMITQRVSLSIAIIAMVNRTQQPGLFNTSTERPLAFTFNHSNRSIKEFNTAEVSVYEWSPETQGIIFSSINYGIILTLIPSGYLAGIFGAKQMLGAGLLISSLLTLFTPLTADFGVILVIVIRTVQGMAQGMAWTGQFTIWAKWAPPLERSKLTSIAGSGAAFGSFIILCVGGLISQALGWPFIFYIFGSIGCVCCLLWFTVIYDDPLHHPCISIREKEHIVSSLAQQSSSPRRSVPIKSMVRCLPLWAIFTGFFSHFWLCTIIITYLPTYISSVLHVNVRDSGVLSSLPFIAAASCTILGGQLADFLLSRNLLRLITVRKLFSSLGLLLPSLCAVALPFVASSYTTTIILLILIPGTSNLCDSGFIINTLDVAPRYASFLMGISRGFGLIAGIISSTATGFLISQDSVSGWRNVFFLAAAVNMFGLVFYLTFGQAEIQHWAKERTLTRL, from the exons ATGGATGAGAAGCCTTCCACCAGGAAAA GTCCTGAATTCTGTTCGTTACGCTATGGACTGGCTCTCATCATGCACTTCTCAAACTTCACTATGATAACCCAGCGTGTGAGTCTGAGCATTGCAATCATTGCCATGGTGAATAGAACTCAGCAGCCTGGTTTATTCAATACCTCCACAGAAAGACCTCTTGCATTCACCTTCAATCACTCCAACAGATCCATCAAGGAATTTAATACAGCAGAA GTCTCTGTATATGAATGGAGTCCAGAAACTCAGGGTATCATCTTTAGCTCCATCAACTACGGGATAATACTAACTCTGATCCCAAGCGGCTATTTAGCAGGGATATTTGGAGCAAAACAGATGCTTGGTGCTGGTTTGCTGATCTCCTCCCTTCTCACCCTCTTTACACCACTGACTGCTGACTTTGGAGTGATTCTGGTTATTGTGATTCGGACAGTCCAGGGCATGGCTCAG GGTATGGCATGGACAGGTCAATTTACAATTTGGGCAAAATGGGCTCCCCCACTTGAACGAAGCAAGCTCACCAGCATTGCAGGATCAG GGGCAGCATTTGGGTCCTTCATCATTCTCTGTGTGGGGGGACTAATCTCCCAGGCCTTGGGCTGGCCTTTTATCTTCTACATTTTTG gtagcattgGCTGTGTCTGCTGTCTCCTGTGGTTCACAGTGATTTACGATGACCCCTTGCATCACCCATGCATAAGCATCAGGGAAAAGGAACACATCGTGTCTTCACTAGCTCAACAG TCCAGTTCTCCTAGACGATCTGTCCCCATAAAGTCTATGGTCAGATGCCTACCACTTTGGGCCATTTTCACGGGGTTTTTCAGCCATTTCTGGTTATGCACCATAATCATAACATACCTACCAACGTATATCAGTTCTGTGCTCCATGTCAACGTCAGAGAC AGTGGGGTTCTGTCCTCCCTGCCTTTTATTGCTGCTGCGAGTTGTACAATTCTTGGAGGTCAGTTGGCAGATTTCCTCCTGTCCAGGAATCTTCTTAGATTAATCACTGTCCGAAAACTCTTTTCATCCTTAG GGCTCCTCCTTCCATCACTATGTGCTGTGGCCCTCCCTTTTGTGGCTTCCAGTTACACAACAACCATTATTTTGCTGATACTTATTCCTGGGACCAGTAACCTGTGTGACTCTGGATTCATCATCAACACCTTAGATGTTGCCCCCCG ATATGCAAGTTTCCTCATGGGAATCTCAAGGGGATTTGGGCTCATTGCAGGAATCATCTCTTCCACTGCCACTGGATTCCTTATCAGTCAG gaTTCTGTGTCTGGTTGGAGGAATGTATTTTTCCTAGCTGCTGCTGTCAACATGTTTGGCCTGGTTTTTTACCTCACATTTGGACAAGCAGAAATCCAGCACTGGGCCAAAGAAAGGACTCTCACCCGTCTCTGA
- the SLC17A2 gene encoding sodium-dependent phosphate transport protein 3 isoform X3, which produces MDEKPSTRKSPEFCSLRYGLALIMHFSNFTMITQRVSLSIAIIAMVNRTQQPGLFNTSTERPLAFTFNHSNRSIKEFNTAEVSVYEWSPETQGIIFSSINYGIILTLIPSGYLAGIFGAKQMLGAGLLISSLLTLFTPLTADFGVILVIVIRTVQGMAQGMAWTGQFTIWAKWAPPLERSKLTSIAGSGAAFGSFIILCVGGLISQALGWPFIFYIFGSIGCVCCLLWFTVIYDDPLHHPCISIREKEHIVSSLAQQSSSPRRSVPIKSMVRCLPLWAIFTGFFSHFWLCTIIITYLPTYISSVLHVNVRDSGVLSSLPFIAAASCTILGGQLADFLLSRNLLRLITVRKLFSSLGLLLPSLCAVALPFVASSYTTTIILLILIPGTSNLCDSGFIINTLDVAPRYASFLMGISRGFGLIAGIISSTATGFLISQVGPVY; this is translated from the exons ATGGATGAGAAGCCTTCCACCAGGAAAA GTCCTGAATTCTGTTCGTTACGCTATGGACTGGCTCTCATCATGCACTTCTCAAACTTCACTATGATAACCCAGCGTGTGAGTCTGAGCATTGCAATCATTGCCATGGTGAATAGAACTCAGCAGCCTGGTTTATTCAATACCTCCACAGAAAGACCTCTTGCATTCACCTTCAATCACTCCAACAGATCCATCAAGGAATTTAATACAGCAGAA GTCTCTGTATATGAATGGAGTCCAGAAACTCAGGGTATCATCTTTAGCTCCATCAACTACGGGATAATACTAACTCTGATCCCAAGCGGCTATTTAGCAGGGATATTTGGAGCAAAACAGATGCTTGGTGCTGGTTTGCTGATCTCCTCCCTTCTCACCCTCTTTACACCACTGACTGCTGACTTTGGAGTGATTCTGGTTATTGTGATTCGGACAGTCCAGGGCATGGCTCAG GGTATGGCATGGACAGGTCAATTTACAATTTGGGCAAAATGGGCTCCCCCACTTGAACGAAGCAAGCTCACCAGCATTGCAGGATCAG GGGCAGCATTTGGGTCCTTCATCATTCTCTGTGTGGGGGGACTAATCTCCCAGGCCTTGGGCTGGCCTTTTATCTTCTACATTTTTG gtagcattgGCTGTGTCTGCTGTCTCCTGTGGTTCACAGTGATTTACGATGACCCCTTGCATCACCCATGCATAAGCATCAGGGAAAAGGAACACATCGTGTCTTCACTAGCTCAACAG TCCAGTTCTCCTAGACGATCTGTCCCCATAAAGTCTATGGTCAGATGCCTACCACTTTGGGCCATTTTCACGGGGTTTTTCAGCCATTTCTGGTTATGCACCATAATCATAACATACCTACCAACGTATATCAGTTCTGTGCTCCATGTCAACGTCAGAGAC AGTGGGGTTCTGTCCTCCCTGCCTTTTATTGCTGCTGCGAGTTGTACAATTCTTGGAGGTCAGTTGGCAGATTTCCTCCTGTCCAGGAATCTTCTTAGATTAATCACTGTCCGAAAACTCTTTTCATCCTTAG GGCTCCTCCTTCCATCACTATGTGCTGTGGCCCTCCCTTTTGTGGCTTCCAGTTACACAACAACCATTATTTTGCTGATACTTATTCCTGGGACCAGTAACCTGTGTGACTCTGGATTCATCATCAACACCTTAGATGTTGCCCCCCG ATATGCAAGTTTCCTCATGGGAATCTCAAGGGGATTTGGGCTCATTGCAGGAATCATCTCTTCCACTGCCACTGGATTCCTTATCAGTCAGGTTGGGCCAGTttattga
- the SLC17A2 gene encoding sodium-dependent phosphate transport protein 3 isoform X2, which yields MHFSNFTMITQRVSLSIAIIAMVNRTQQPGLFNTSTERPLAFTFNHSNRSIKEFNTAEVSVYEWSPETQGIIFSSINYGIILTLIPSGYLAGIFGAKQMLGAGLLISSLLTLFTPLTADFGVILVIVIRTVQGMAQGMAWTGQFTIWAKWAPPLERSKLTSIAGSGAAFGSFIILCVGGLISQALGWPFIFYIFGSIGCVCCLLWFTVIYDDPLHHPCISIREKEHIVSSLAQQSSSPRRSVPIKSMVRCLPLWAIFTGFFSHFWLCTIIITYLPTYISSVLHVNVRDSGVLSSLPFIAAASCTILGGQLADFLLSRNLLRLITVRKLFSSLGLLLPSLCAVALPFVASSYTTTIILLILIPGTSNLCDSGFIINTLDVAPRYASFLMGISRGFGLIAGIISSTATGFLISQDSVSGWRNVFFLAAAVNMFGLVFYLTFGQAEIQHWAKERTLTRL from the exons ATGCACTTCTCAAACTTCACTATGATAACCCAGCGTGTGAGTCTGAGCATTGCAATCATTGCCATGGTGAATAGAACTCAGCAGCCTGGTTTATTCAATACCTCCACAGAAAGACCTCTTGCATTCACCTTCAATCACTCCAACAGATCCATCAAGGAATTTAATACAGCAGAA GTCTCTGTATATGAATGGAGTCCAGAAACTCAGGGTATCATCTTTAGCTCCATCAACTACGGGATAATACTAACTCTGATCCCAAGCGGCTATTTAGCAGGGATATTTGGAGCAAAACAGATGCTTGGTGCTGGTTTGCTGATCTCCTCCCTTCTCACCCTCTTTACACCACTGACTGCTGACTTTGGAGTGATTCTGGTTATTGTGATTCGGACAGTCCAGGGCATGGCTCAG GGTATGGCATGGACAGGTCAATTTACAATTTGGGCAAAATGGGCTCCCCCACTTGAACGAAGCAAGCTCACCAGCATTGCAGGATCAG GGGCAGCATTTGGGTCCTTCATCATTCTCTGTGTGGGGGGACTAATCTCCCAGGCCTTGGGCTGGCCTTTTATCTTCTACATTTTTG gtagcattgGCTGTGTCTGCTGTCTCCTGTGGTTCACAGTGATTTACGATGACCCCTTGCATCACCCATGCATAAGCATCAGGGAAAAGGAACACATCGTGTCTTCACTAGCTCAACAG TCCAGTTCTCCTAGACGATCTGTCCCCATAAAGTCTATGGTCAGATGCCTACCACTTTGGGCCATTTTCACGGGGTTTTTCAGCCATTTCTGGTTATGCACCATAATCATAACATACCTACCAACGTATATCAGTTCTGTGCTCCATGTCAACGTCAGAGAC AGTGGGGTTCTGTCCTCCCTGCCTTTTATTGCTGCTGCGAGTTGTACAATTCTTGGAGGTCAGTTGGCAGATTTCCTCCTGTCCAGGAATCTTCTTAGATTAATCACTGTCCGAAAACTCTTTTCATCCTTAG GGCTCCTCCTTCCATCACTATGTGCTGTGGCCCTCCCTTTTGTGGCTTCCAGTTACACAACAACCATTATTTTGCTGATACTTATTCCTGGGACCAGTAACCTGTGTGACTCTGGATTCATCATCAACACCTTAGATGTTGCCCCCCG ATATGCAAGTTTCCTCATGGGAATCTCAAGGGGATTTGGGCTCATTGCAGGAATCATCTCTTCCACTGCCACTGGATTCCTTATCAGTCAG gaTTCTGTGTCTGGTTGGAGGAATGTATTTTTCCTAGCTGCTGCTGTCAACATGTTTGGCCTGGTTTTTTACCTCACATTTGGACAAGCAGAAATCCAGCACTGGGCCAAAGAAAGGACTCTCACCCGTCTCTGA